The proteins below come from a single Zhouia spongiae genomic window:
- the rluF gene encoding 23S rRNA pseudouridine(2604) synthase RluF: MNSTNKESTNLNKFISSTGICSRREADKLITEGRVTINDKSAQLGNRVFEGDIVKIDGNPVKQKPKALYIAFNKPVGIVCTTDKKEKKNIIDFINHKERLFPIGRLDKPSEGLIFLTNDGDIVNKILRAGNNHEKEYIVSVDTPVTDEFIKKMSNGIPVLGTVTKKCEVTKINEHTFKIILVQGLNRQIRRMCEYLGYRVKKLKRVRIMNVRLGKLKPGSWRPLTDTEMLEINKLLKSSTKTEEASLNMGSGKNKNNFGRKKY; this comes from the coding sequence TTGAATTCAACGAATAAGGAATCGACCAATCTAAATAAGTTTATAAGCAGCACGGGGATTTGTTCTAGAAGGGAAGCCGACAAACTTATAACCGAAGGAAGGGTTACCATTAACGACAAATCGGCTCAATTGGGTAACAGGGTATTCGAAGGGGATATTGTAAAAATAGACGGAAATCCTGTTAAACAAAAACCTAAAGCCTTATACATCGCTTTTAACAAGCCGGTAGGCATTGTATGCACCACCGATAAAAAAGAAAAGAAGAATATTATTGATTTCATTAATCATAAGGAAAGGTTATTTCCTATCGGTCGGCTTGACAAACCTTCTGAAGGACTTATATTTCTTACTAATGATGGCGATATCGTAAATAAAATATTAAGAGCCGGAAATAACCATGAAAAAGAATACATCGTTAGTGTTGACACTCCCGTTACAGACGAGTTCATCAAGAAAATGAGCAATGGTATTCCCGTCTTAGGTACTGTTACCAAAAAATGCGAGGTGACAAAAATTAATGAGCACACTTTTAAGATCATACTGGTGCAAGGCTTAAACCGGCAGATAAGGCGTATGTGTGAATACCTGGGCTATAGGGTTAAAAAGCTTAAGCGTGTCCGTATTATGAACGTTAGGCTAGGGAAATTAAAACCCGGTTCATGGAGACCGCTAACTGATACTGAGATGCTGGAAATCAACAAGCTTTTAAAAAGTTCGACCAAAACAGAAGAAGCTTCTTTAAATATGGGATCCGGAAAAAACAAAAACAACTTCGGAAGAAAGAAATATTAG
- a CDS encoding glycosyltransferase family 2 protein — protein MKEILYQFYTGFEYFIAFFSSAYLLFYMFLAFLSYYAVKKYINSKHYIHEELLLKAKYIKGVSVIAPAYNEGLTIVDNVKSLMSLNYPKSEIIIINDGSTDDTLQKLIDEFNLVKVDFYYREQIKTQPVKGHYKSTNPIYSKLLVVDKKNGKSKADASNAGINSSRYPLFICTDVDCILKKDTIIKLVKPFLIYEKRVIATGAAIRISNSCEVKDGFLLKVHFPKGWYPRFQELEYIRSFLFGRMAWSQLNGLLLVSGGLGMFDKEIAIAAGGYWHKSLGEDMELITRMRKYMYDTKQKFLIKYIPESLCWTEVPSTREVFIRQRTRWARGLIQTLQLHKKMFFNPKYGRTAFLTLPYFFSFEFLVPIIEFLGLIVIVIAYFSGVLNVAFFMWSILAVYIFYINITMISILLDEILYKSYASLRELIILIGMAIIEPIVYHPVSIYSSLKGYWHFFRKKEQQWGNMQRRGFSIQKNK, from the coding sequence ATGAAAGAAATATTATACCAATTCTATACAGGTTTCGAATATTTTATAGCTTTTTTCTCTTCAGCATATTTGTTGTTTTATATGTTTTTGGCTTTCCTTTCGTATTATGCGGTCAAAAAGTATATAAACTCTAAGCATTATATACACGAAGAGCTTCTGTTAAAAGCAAAATATATAAAAGGAGTATCGGTGATTGCCCCTGCATATAACGAGGGACTTACCATTGTTGATAACGTAAAATCCCTGATGTCTCTTAATTATCCGAAAAGCGAAATTATTATTATAAACGATGGGAGTACGGACGATACCCTTCAAAAGCTGATCGATGAATTTAACCTGGTAAAAGTTGATTTCTATTATCGGGAACAAATAAAAACACAACCAGTTAAAGGACACTATAAATCTACAAATCCAATTTATTCAAAACTTTTGGTAGTCGATAAAAAGAACGGGAAAAGTAAAGCAGATGCATCGAATGCTGGCATCAACTCTTCAAGATATCCCTTGTTTATTTGTACGGATGTAGATTGCATCTTAAAAAAGGATACCATTATAAAATTAGTAAAACCATTTTTAATATATGAGAAAAGGGTGATTGCTACAGGGGCAGCGATCAGAATATCAAATTCTTGTGAGGTTAAAGACGGCTTTTTATTAAAAGTACACTTTCCAAAAGGTTGGTATCCCAGATTTCAGGAGCTGGAGTATATCCGTTCTTTTCTTTTTGGGAGAATGGCATGGAGCCAATTAAACGGACTTTTATTGGTCTCAGGAGGATTAGGGATGTTCGATAAAGAAATAGCCATTGCAGCAGGGGGATATTGGCATAAATCTTTAGGAGAAGATATGGAATTGATAACCCGTATGCGGAAATACATGTATGATACAAAGCAGAAGTTTTTAATTAAATACATCCCTGAGTCTTTATGCTGGACAGAGGTGCCTTCAACCAGAGAGGTTTTTATACGGCAGCGGACAAGGTGGGCAAGAGGACTCATACAAACCTTACAGTTACACAAAAAAATGTTTTTCAACCCTAAATATGGACGGACAGCATTCTTGACATTGCCATACTTTTTTAGTTTTGAATTCTTAGTGCCTATCATAGAGTTTTTAGGACTTATAGTTATTGTTATAGCTTATTTTTCAGGGGTGCTTAATGTAGCGTTTTTTATGTGGAGTATTCTGGCTGTATATATTTTTTATATTAATATTACGATGATATCTATCTTGCTTGATGAAATCCTATATAAGAGTTATGCAAGCTTAAGAGAGCTAATTATTTTAATAGGCATGGCCATTATTGAGCCCATAGTATACCATCCGGTTAGTATTTATTCTTCCCTGAAAGGATATTGGCATTTTTTTAGAAAAAAAGAGCAACAATGGGGAAATATGCAACGTAGAGGGTTTAGTATTCAAAAAAATAAATAA
- a CDS encoding DUF6882 domain-containing protein, with protein sequence MGLKEKRITEAFKSGYYETLLEKINMAAGFKVDMQVAWETLFEDRFMHLYNETYPKIYFQPLIEAFEAVSADELGKELMRKGLKSVVVKNTADHHNPEHAISFEKGILTIDHSPVINADKVQDRAEEIIMLLENGLEDMAEEQSGTISTGSYDHTDNPSLTFEELYNQFVALSYEKQLVFSELVGDRSWDFNMMQGTLTFGEYVFPMQILGTYSEKESSWMWAWANKQSGIPENLLQASDIMQKRGVAHAVEELTTASYKTDENMGHYLAQIAVGVTGASCYCPVNFKGIQVFVLINSEEVDAGRITDTALVTSHFTKTISALDCNHKQALYHYLKQKEFKVEFTGNNLIADRADDQVIGIFDLNERLLKVSGNKLTV encoded by the coding sequence ATGGGATTAAAGGAAAAAAGGATTACAGAGGCGTTTAAGTCCGGGTATTATGAAACGCTGTTGGAAAAAATAAATATGGCTGCAGGTTTTAAAGTGGATATGCAGGTAGCCTGGGAAACTCTATTCGAAGACCGGTTCATGCATTTATATAATGAAACATATCCAAAGATATATTTTCAGCCATTGATAGAAGCTTTTGAAGCTGTATCTGCAGACGAATTAGGCAAAGAGTTGATGCGGAAAGGTCTTAAATCGGTAGTGGTTAAAAATACTGCGGATCATCATAACCCCGAGCACGCTATTTCGTTTGAAAAAGGTATTTTAACAATAGACCATAGTCCGGTGATAAATGCGGATAAAGTTCAGGACAGGGCGGAAGAGATCATTATGTTATTGGAGAATGGTCTTGAAGATATGGCTGAAGAGCAATCTGGTACAATCAGTACTGGTTCGTATGACCATACAGATAACCCTTCGCTCACTTTTGAAGAACTGTATAATCAGTTTGTGGCATTATCATATGAAAAGCAATTGGTCTTTAGCGAACTTGTAGGAGATAGAAGTTGGGATTTCAACATGATGCAAGGAACATTGACGTTTGGGGAATATGTATTCCCGATGCAAATCCTCGGTACTTATTCTGAAAAAGAAAGTTCGTGGATGTGGGCGTGGGCAAACAAGCAAAGCGGTATACCGGAAAATTTATTGCAGGCATCTGATATAATGCAAAAAAGAGGTGTGGCGCATGCGGTAGAAGAGCTAACAACTGCTTCATACAAAACCGATGAGAATATGGGGCATTACCTGGCCCAAATCGCAGTAGGGGTTACTGGAGCCAGTTGTTATTGTCCGGTAAACTTTAAAGGAATTCAGGTGTTTGTGCTGATTAACTCGGAGGAAGTTGATGCAGGAAGGATTACAGACACTGCACTTGTGACCTCTCATTTTACCAAGACCATTTCAGCCCTCGATTGTAATCATAAACAGGCCTTATATCATTATTTGAAACAAAAGGAATTTAAAGTAGAATTTACGGGCAATAATTTGATAGCTGACAGGGCTGATGACCAGGTAATCGGGATTTTTGACCTTAATGAAAGACTTCTTAAGGTTTCTGGCAATAAACTAACCGTGTAA
- a CDS encoding LytR/AlgR family response regulator transcription factor — MIKAIIIEDEFNAMNSLEKLIKYTQKDIDIIAKIDNVSEAIKQLPELAPSLVFLDIELQGGNAFEILDTLETIDFKIIFTTAYDEFAIKAIKFDTVDYLLKPIDVDELSECVDRFRKVYKKEQKYREAVHKISEFDKKQQRKTLLLKTTDQQYLLNIDEIIRCQSDGSYTTFYTQDNKIMSSRNLKYYEGILSSHSFVRVHQSHLVNMNHIESVGNNSRVRLKDGNEIPVSIRKRPLLKQFLEQQ, encoded by the coding sequence ATGATCAAAGCAATAATTATTGAAGATGAATTCAATGCAATGAATTCATTGGAAAAGTTGATAAAATATACGCAGAAGGACATCGATATTATAGCTAAAATAGATAATGTTAGTGAAGCGATAAAACAATTACCTGAGCTGGCGCCTTCACTGGTCTTTTTAGATATTGAGTTACAGGGAGGCAATGCTTTTGAGATTCTGGATACATTGGAAACAATAGATTTCAAGATAATCTTTACGACCGCTTATGATGAATTTGCCATTAAAGCCATCAAATTCGATACGGTCGATTATTTGCTTAAACCGATTGATGTAGATGAGCTTTCAGAATGTGTGGACCGTTTCAGGAAAGTATATAAAAAGGAACAGAAGTACAGGGAAGCTGTTCATAAAATAAGTGAGTTTGATAAAAAGCAACAACGGAAAACACTTTTGCTTAAAACAACAGATCAGCAATATTTACTAAATATAGATGAGATAATCCGTTGTCAGTCTGATGGCAGCTATACCACTTTTTATACGCAGGATAATAAAATCATGAGCTCCAGGAATTTAAAATATTATGAAGGTATTTTGAGTTCGCATTCTTTCGTTAGGGTTCATCAGTCGCATTTGGTAAACATGAATCATATAGAATCGGTCGGTAATAACAGTCGCGTTCGCTTGAAAGACGGAAATGAGATACCAGTTTCCATCCGAAAAAGGCCTTTGTTGAAGCAGTTTTTGGAGCAGCAATAA
- a CDS encoding ABC transporter permease, whose amino-acid sequence MKSLISAEFYKLFKQTKTYYAIVALFVIEAIVLISAYYQGSTIIDVLLDNLKETFYFEGDLLNGNLLIYLILNTLWFHLPLILMIVVSGTLTSEYKDRTLQAMMMQPVNKVKFILSKYIVATIFTAIIVLVLALTSFGLSYVFFGKGDLIVYLDTLNFFETEEAFSRLIWAFVVGVFSMIFFSLASLTLAVFFKEATKTWIVSVFFLIFCNLLLKVDFGAGWWNDLFFVKLNDTWQYLFYFEIDWNKIMLNILLLILYSGLFAGVGTYYFKKTDIE is encoded by the coding sequence ATGAAATCCCTTATATCCGCTGAATTTTACAAGTTATTTAAGCAGACAAAAACGTACTATGCCATTGTAGCCCTTTTTGTTATTGAAGCAATAGTATTAATAAGTGCCTATTATCAGGGAAGTACGATTATTGATGTACTTTTGGACAACCTTAAGGAAACGTTTTATTTTGAAGGTGATTTACTAAACGGAAATCTTTTAATATATCTCATATTGAATACACTGTGGTTTCACCTCCCCTTGATTTTGATGATTGTCGTTTCAGGGACACTAACTTCCGAATATAAAGACAGAACATTGCAGGCAATGATGATGCAACCGGTAAATAAGGTGAAATTTATACTTAGCAAGTATATCGTTGCAACTATTTTCACGGCGATAATAGTACTTGTATTAGCCTTAACTTCGTTTGGCCTATCGTATGTTTTTTTTGGAAAAGGTGATTTGATTGTTTATTTAGACACACTGAATTTCTTTGAAACAGAAGAAGCTTTTTCAAGGTTGATATGGGCCTTTGTGGTAGGGGTGTTTTCAATGATTTTCTTTTCCTTGGCTAGTTTAACACTGGCAGTATTTTTTAAGGAAGCTACCAAAACATGGATTGTTTCTGTATTTTTCCTGATCTTCTGTAATCTACTGCTTAAGGTAGATTTTGGAGCCGGCTGGTGGAATGATTTATTTTTTGTGAAGTTAAACGATACCTGGCAATACTTGTTTTATTTCGAAATAGACTGGAATAAAATAATGTTGAATATTCTGCTGTTAATTTTATACAGCGGACTGTTTGCAGGTGTTGGGACTTATTATTTTAAAAAGACTGATATAGAATGA
- a CDS encoding M48 family metallopeptidase — MKYQEATLEDLQTAHQAALSKAQEEMIKTVEDAQAAGDISQIQGASVKFQEVTTQLAEAYNTRMEEIRMMNQDGTNDSEITEAPVYGNKRSDIDLDMLVYDGDRDYVLEFDEDQQVQKVLIQIKENNPVFQSRRHLLKSSLRLTPTLAPVLHEIGEHCKEVLKLKSKIEFFVYQSDQFNASCYPPDDDKLYIILSSGILERFEKKELAFVIGHEIGHVLFEHFKYPVKYILDEGRNDLAPIHAMKLYAWNRNAEISADRAGLLCCQDFEAAGRTFFKLSSGVTTDSLAFQLNEYIQQFVDLEQVLNDSGHDPSDWYTTHPFSPLRIKALELFNKSETYKLFKPDVTGEITEEEMEAEIKRIMSLMEPEDLESGSEHSAKIQRFMFLAGYMISRADGTVDDSEIHALSSIVAPEVFAECMLTVKGLSENEIIAELQELAKDLDLVLSVMQKLNILRDLSIISYADGEIDNAEVGTLYNLARILYVNTEFIDRILSDAQKVD; from the coding sequence ATGAAATACCAGGAAGCGACTTTAGAAGATTTACAGACAGCGCATCAAGCAGCCTTGTCTAAAGCTCAGGAAGAAATGATAAAAACCGTCGAAGATGCACAGGCAGCCGGCGATATTTCTCAAATTCAGGGGGCGAGCGTTAAGTTTCAGGAAGTGACGACGCAATTGGCAGAAGCATACAATACCCGAATGGAAGAAATCCGGATGATGAATCAGGACGGGACTAATGATTCTGAAATTACCGAAGCTCCGGTTTATGGGAACAAACGAAGCGATATAGATCTTGATATGTTGGTTTACGACGGAGACAGGGATTATGTATTGGAGTTTGATGAAGATCAACAGGTTCAAAAAGTTCTGATTCAAATCAAGGAAAATAACCCGGTTTTTCAATCGCGCAGACATCTGTTAAAGTCGAGTCTGAGATTAACACCGACATTAGCACCTGTTTTACATGAAATAGGAGAACACTGCAAGGAGGTTTTAAAGCTCAAATCCAAGATTGAATTTTTTGTATATCAAAGCGATCAGTTTAATGCCTCTTGCTACCCCCCTGACGATGATAAACTATATATTATACTGAGTTCGGGTATTCTTGAACGCTTTGAAAAGAAAGAGCTGGCTTTTGTGATAGGCCATGAAATCGGACATGTATTATTCGAGCACTTCAAATACCCGGTAAAGTATATCCTCGATGAAGGGAGGAACGACCTGGCTCCGATTCATGCCATGAAACTTTATGCATGGAATAGAAATGCAGAGATCAGCGCTGATAGGGCGGGACTTTTATGTTGTCAGGATTTTGAAGCCGCAGGAAGAACCTTCTTTAAATTGTCCTCAGGGGTTACTACCGATTCGCTGGCGTTTCAGCTAAATGAATATATTCAGCAATTTGTCGATCTCGAACAAGTGTTGAACGATTCAGGGCATGATCCTTCAGATTGGTATACAACACATCCGTTCAGTCCGCTGCGAATTAAAGCGTTAGAACTTTTCAATAAAAGTGAAACCTATAAATTATTTAAACCGGATGTGACAGGAGAAATAACAGAAGAAGAGATGGAGGCCGAGATCAAACGTATTATGTCACTGATGGAACCGGAAGACCTTGAAAGTGGTTCCGAACATTCAGCAAAGATTCAACGGTTTATGTTTTTAGCCGGGTATATGATATCGAGGGCAGATGGCACAGTCGACGATTCTGAAATACATGCATTGAGCAGCATTGTTGCACCTGAAGTGTTTGCGGAGTGTATGCTTACTGTAAAAGGGCTTTCTGAGAATGAAATAATAGCAGAATTGCAGGAACTGGCTAAAGATTTGGATCTGGTATTATCAGTAATGCAAAAACTGAATATACTAAGAGATTTATCTATTATCAGTTATGCAGACGGAGAAATAGATAACGCAGAAGTAGGAACCTTATATAACCTTGCCAGGATATTATATGTTAATACCGAATTTATAGACCGGATTTTAAGTGACGCTCAAAAGGTAGATTAA
- a CDS encoding response regulator transcription factor — MKSELKKRESRPKVLVVEDNTLTVKILNHILPGEEFSVMMSHDGNEAINIIPEFEPDIIITDIMLPLKSGLEVLVFVKSNYAHIPVIVFSALGEEERAVSKAFNLGADDFIAKPFSPGEFILRIKRLLEAKKTKVDKLI; from the coding sequence ATGAAAAGTGAACTTAAAAAGAGAGAGAGCAGGCCTAAAGTTCTTGTGGTAGAAGATAATACGCTTACCGTAAAAATACTAAATCATATCTTACCGGGAGAAGAGTTTAGTGTAATGATGTCTCATGATGGTAATGAAGCCATTAATATTATTCCGGAGTTTGAACCCGATATCATTATAACAGATATTATGCTACCCCTGAAAAGTGGGTTGGAGGTACTAGTTTTTGTTAAAAGCAATTATGCACATATTCCTGTGATTGTATTTTCTGCATTGGGGGAAGAAGAAAGAGCTGTTTCTAAAGCGTTTAATTTAGGTGCCGACGATTTTATAGCTAAACCTTTTAGTCCCGGAGAATTCATTTTGCGAATAAAACGATTGCTGGAGGCCAAGAAAACCAAAGTAGATAAGCTAATATAA
- a CDS encoding vWA domain-containing protein — translation MKISNLFTMIFIMVAMLACGTYDDDGNFNSIPDGSNNVDKCLNFGDAQLKLTIQDKYTTLPGKVSVFFKVNDLQGNPVPGLSAGNFTIYEQGRNDDCFNTISSSESQARISPNAQIFNSNTLLILDLSNSVLSSSLQELKEASISFINSVMPEPAGDAFKMAIYWFDGEDTLHLLNELTSDANQLISAIEGITSDISNDPSTDLYGAVIKSADIAENLIDEQEQQSIISAASVVIFTDGTDQASRYTENDALKKVNNADENISYFTIGLGGEIDEEVLENIGKTSSAFAGNKEELVTTFNEISVKVSGQANSYYLFEYCSPKRDGSGVNNLVIQARSGTMQGAVQTKFDATGFTGGCK, via the coding sequence ATGAAAATAAGTAATTTATTCACCATGATTTTTATAATGGTAGCAATGTTGGCATGTGGAACGTATGATGACGACGGTAATTTTAATTCCATACCAGATGGGAGCAATAATGTAGATAAATGTTTAAATTTTGGTGATGCCCAATTAAAACTTACCATTCAGGATAAATATACGACCCTTCCGGGCAAGGTTTCGGTTTTTTTTAAAGTAAATGATTTACAAGGCAATCCTGTTCCCGGGCTATCTGCCGGTAATTTCACCATATATGAACAAGGAAGAAATGATGATTGTTTTAACACTATTTCTTCGTCTGAATCACAAGCCAGGATTTCACCCAATGCCCAGATTTTTAACAGCAATACCCTGTTAATACTTGATCTGAGCAATAGTGTATTAAGTTCAAGTCTTCAGGAATTAAAAGAAGCTTCCATCAGCTTTATTAACAGTGTAATGCCTGAACCGGCAGGCGATGCCTTTAAAATGGCTATCTATTGGTTCGACGGGGAAGACACGTTACACTTACTAAATGAATTGACTTCAGATGCAAATCAACTAATCAGTGCTATCGAAGGAATTACAAGCGACATCAGTAATGACCCTTCTACAGATTTATACGGTGCGGTCATTAAATCTGCCGACATCGCAGAAAATCTTATCGATGAGCAAGAACAACAATCCATCATTTCGGCTGCTTCTGTTGTTATTTTTACCGACGGAACAGATCAGGCCTCCCGCTATACGGAAAACGATGCGTTGAAAAAGGTGAACAATGCTGATGAAAACATTTCCTATTTTACCATAGGACTCGGAGGAGAAATCGACGAAGAAGTACTTGAGAATATTGGTAAAACCAGTAGTGCTTTTGCGGGAAATAAAGAAGAGCTGGTTACGACATTCAATGAAATATCGGTCAAAGTTTCCGGACAAGCCAACAGTTATTATTTATTTGAATATTGTAGTCCTAAAAGAGACGGCAGTGGGGTTAACAATCTTGTGATACAGGCCAGAAGCGGAACGATGCAGGGTGCCGTACAAACTAAATTTGATGCTACCGGATTTACCGGCGGCTGTAAATAA
- a CDS encoding HEAT repeat domain-containing protein, producing MILFLIIVSRLGYKVRQSRIDNVRNLIEDYLTTEVFNLSENHNFKESLDGFLKTIPFHKNWCKNIFIKQLIDFKYSVKGSFSDRLLNIYVMVNLHKYSLKLIKSRKWYKKSIGFYHFQAMGFNDGQRYIKPYLNHKHKKLRSNAYIAFLYLSTGPLDFLVDYKQPILEASEHKIVHILYERKPAMPTNIDQWLDSENPSIVKLGIKFMVFYNYPAASRRIIDLLNSPNETVRFEAILAVKELYLSEAEGELVKKLKSENSKKNALVILEALRVIGSEYSLIFLYDFITSDKIDGDLKLAAVGCLNQINADYLNNSFRNDEDVELIRQHIKSPYLLNS from the coding sequence TTGATTTTGTTTTTGATTATTGTTTCCCGCTTGGGATATAAGGTCAGACAAAGTAGGATTGATAATGTAAGAAATCTTATAGAGGATTATTTAACAACTGAAGTCTTCAATTTATCTGAAAACCATAATTTTAAAGAGAGTTTAGATGGCTTTTTAAAGACAATTCCATTTCATAAAAACTGGTGTAAAAATATTTTTATAAAGCAGCTGATAGACTTTAAATACAGTGTTAAAGGAAGTTTTTCAGATAGGTTACTGAATATTTATGTTATGGTAAATCTTCATAAATATAGCCTGAAGCTTATAAAGAGTAGGAAATGGTATAAAAAGAGTATAGGTTTTTATCATTTCCAGGCAATGGGATTTAATGATGGCCAAAGGTATATTAAGCCTTATTTAAATCATAAACATAAAAAATTACGATCAAATGCATATATAGCCTTTTTGTATTTAAGTACAGGACCATTAGATTTTTTGGTAGATTACAAACAACCCATATTAGAAGCAAGTGAACATAAAATAGTTCATATACTTTATGAGAGAAAACCAGCGATGCCAACGAACATTGATCAGTGGTTGGATTCTGAAAACCCTTCTATTGTCAAGCTCGGAATTAAGTTTATGGTTTTCTATAATTATCCCGCAGCATCAAGAAGAATTATCGACTTATTGAATTCACCGAATGAAACGGTAAGGTTTGAAGCGATACTGGCTGTAAAAGAACTGTACTTGTCTGAAGCTGAAGGTGAATTGGTTAAAAAGCTAAAGTCAGAAAATAGTAAAAAAAATGCTTTAGTAATATTAGAAGCGCTACGTGTTATCGGTTCGGAATACTCGTTGATTTTTCTCTATGATTTTATTACATCAGATAAAATAGATGGAGACCTAAAGTTGGCAGCTGTCGGATGCTTAAATCAGATAAATGCAGATTATCTTAATAACTCATTTAGGAATGATGAAGATGTCGAGTTAATCAGGCAACACATAAAAAGCCCCTATTTATTAAACTCATGA
- a CDS encoding rhodanese-like domain-containing protein, which produces MFFNFFRQRSDNGFLKVLKAADFKAAINIKNVQLIDVRTENEFSSGHIENAVNKNIFNSVLFENYINTLDKDQPVFLYCQSGMRSKKAARKMRSKGFKEVYDLQGGYGNWRG; this is translated from the coding sequence ATGTTTTTCAATTTTTTCAGACAGAGATCCGATAATGGATTCCTTAAGGTTCTTAAAGCAGCAGATTTTAAAGCTGCAATTAACATAAAGAATGTACAACTGATTGATGTGCGTACGGAAAATGAGTTCAGTTCAGGACATATTGAAAATGCAGTGAATAAAAATATTTTTAATTCTGTCCTTTTCGAGAACTACATAAACACCCTTGATAAAGACCAGCCTGTATTCCTCTATTGCCAATCAGGTATGAGAAGTAAAAAAGCTGCACGGAAAATGCGCTCCAAAGGATTTAAAGAAGTCTATGACCTGCAAGGCGGATACGGGAACTGGAGAGGTTAG
- a CDS encoding ABC transporter ATP-binding protein — protein MIIKAENLSKIYHGITVLDQVSISCTEGNICGVLGANGAGKTTLFRILMGLVSPNSGTVKIYSDTVKPMGGIIEKPALYEYLNAYENLNLFARIQNLKLKKAEIGECLHAVGLPVGRKDAVKNYSMGMKQRLSIAIALLNNPSCLVLDEPFSGLDPMGIEELRRLILKLAKERNIGVLISSHIIDQLQKVCDYLYVMKEGRIINKGSTSEIIATNVKHYTIYAKNIQESVAVRQYAPILAKDSAKISIESKEVTALIKEMFKEGIEVTSFIPELDMDRLFSKNY, from the coding sequence ATGATAATTAAGGCGGAAAACTTAAGTAAGATTTATCATGGAATAACCGTTTTAGATCAGGTTTCCATTTCTTGTACAGAAGGGAATATTTGTGGGGTATTAGGAGCAAACGGGGCAGGGAAAACGACGTTGTTCCGTATCTTAATGGGGTTGGTGTCGCCTAACAGCGGAACTGTAAAGATATATTCCGATACGGTAAAACCGATGGGAGGGATTATCGAAAAACCGGCATTGTATGAGTATTTGAATGCTTATGAAAACTTAAACTTGTTTGCACGGATACAGAATCTCAAATTGAAGAAGGCGGAAATAGGAGAGTGCCTCCACGCAGTGGGACTTCCTGTAGGCAGAAAAGATGCTGTGAAAAATTACTCCATGGGAATGAAGCAGCGTTTGAGTATAGCAATTGCATTGTTGAACAATCCTTCGTGTCTGGTTCTGGATGAACCATTTTCTGGTTTAGACCCTATGGGAATTGAAGAATTAAGGAGACTGATCTTAAAATTAGCAAAAGAACGTAATATAGGGGTTCTGATCTCATCTCATATTATAGACCAGTTACAAAAAGTATGCGATTATCTGTATGTTATGAAAGAGGGCCGTATAATAAATAAAGGGAGCACTTCCGAGATAATAGCTACCAATGTAAAACACTATACGATCTATGCAAAAAATATTCAGGAGTCTGTGGCAGTACGGCAATATGCCCCGATTTTGGCTAAAGACTCAGCAAAGATATCAATAGAATCAAAAGAAGTAACAGCCTTGATTAAGGAAATGTTTAAAGAAGGCATAGAGGTAACTTCTTTTATTCCCGAGCTTGATATGGATCGTTTGTTCTCAAAAAATTATTAA